GATAGAGGAAATCCCTGATAGTTACAAAGAAACTGCTCTGGAATATAGAGAAAAGCTTATAGAAAAACTTGCTGATTTTGATGAGAAACTATTGGAAAAATATTTGAACGATGAGAAAATTGAAATTAAAGATATAATGGATGCTGCACGCCATGCTGTTCTGTCCCTTTGTATAACTCCGGTTTTTTGTGGCTCTGCTTTTAAGAATAAAGGTTGCCAGCCACTACTTGATGCAATTGTGAACTACCTTCCTTCTCCTATAGACCGAGGCATTATAACAGGGTCAGATGTAAATAATCCTGAATTGACTATTTCCAGAATTCCTTCGGTTACAGAACCATTTTGTGCTATTGCATTTAAAATTACTAATGATATTTATGTAGGACAGCAGACTTTTATACGAGTATATTCTGGAAAAATAAAGACAGGTGATATGGTACTAAATTCAACAAAAGGTAAACTTGAAAGAATAGGCAGGATTTTACGAATACACGCTGATGAAAGAGAGGAAGTATCGGAACTAAAAGCTGGAGATATAGGTGCTCTTATAGGGACCAAGATAACAACAACAGGTGATACTCTGTGTGATCCTGATAATCCAATACTACTTGAGAAGATTCATGTACCTGAATCTGTTATCGATCTTAAAATTGAACCTGTTTCAACCAAGGAAAGGGATAAATTATCTCATGCCCTAAGTAAACTTGCAATAGAAGACCCCTCATTCAGGGTAAAATATGATGAGGAAATTGAAGAAACTATTATTTCTGGTATGGGTGAACTGCATTTAGAGATAATAATTGATAGGCTTAAAACGGAGTATAATGTTGGAATTAAGGTAGGACAGCCGTCTGTTGCGTTTAGAGAAACTATTACTGCGGAGTATAGACACGAGCATAAATTTAAAAAACAAACAGGTGGTAAAGGTCAATATGCTCACATTATTTACCGTATTGAACCTAATCCTGATTGTGGCCTGGAGTTTGTCAATCATGTAAAAGGTGGAAATATTCCAAGGGAGTTTATACCATCGGTAGAGAAGGGTTTCTATGAAGTAGCAGAGAAGGGAGTATATGCTGGTTATCCGCTTGTGGATATTAAGTTTGTCCTTATTGATGGTTCATACCACCCAGTTGACTCCAGCGATATGTCATTTAGAATTTGCACTGTACAGGCTTTAAAGGAATCGGTAATGAAGGCATCAC
The sequence above is drawn from the Candidatus Neomarinimicrobiota bacterium genome and encodes:
- the fusA gene encoding elongation factor G produces the protein MPNSYLSKIRNIGLVAHIDAGKTTTTERLLFFSGKTYKMGEVHDGKAVMDFMKQEQERGITISSAAITTSWKGHQINIIDTPGHIDFTIEVERSLRVLDGIVMIFCAVGGVEPQSETVWHQADKYKVPRIAFVNKMDRQGADFFHVVDMMNEMLGANAVPFQLPVGKENEFRGMIDLVTMKYITYNDLDLLIEEIPDSYKETALEYREKLIEKLADFDEKLLEKYLNDEKIEIKDIMDAARHAVLSLCITPVFCGSAFKNKGCQPLLDAIVNYLPSPIDRGIITGSDVNNPELTISRIPSVTEPFCAIAFKITNDIYVGQQTFIRVYSGKIKTGDMVLNSTKGKLERIGRILRIHADEREEVSELKAGDIGALIGTKITTTGDTLCDPDNPILLEKIHVPESVIDLKIEPVSTKERDKLSHALSKLAIEDPSFRVKYDEEIEETIISGMGELHLEIIIDRLKTEYNVGIKVGQPSVAFRETITAEYRHEHKFKKQTGGKGQYAHIIYRIEPNPDCGLEFVNHVKGGNIPREFIPSVEKGFYEVAEKGVYAGYPLVDIKFVLIDGSYHPVDSSDMSFRICTVQALKESVMKASPRLLEPIMKIEINTPDEYMGDIIGDINRRRGRIDKMRRYRKGSQKLTGIVPLMEMFGYASALRTLSSGRASYSMEFLRYDMLPPNIEGKVVEEARKRAKR